The Chelonia mydas isolate rCheMyd1 chromosome 1, rCheMyd1.pri.v2, whole genome shotgun sequence nucleotide sequence AAAATGGAAAGCTGGATTATTCCATATTTGAAGTTACCCTCATTCTTGATCACAGATGGCCACTAAGTCAGAATCTTACTGCTGACTGACAAGGACAACTAGTCTctggacagaaagcaatgcagtACTGTGGACTCCTACCAGAAAGAGTACCGCAGCTCAAAGAGTCTGTCGGACTCTTAATATTGTCGTAAGTGATTTGTTTAGCTCAGGCTGACCTTAAGTTTCCATTTCTTGACTTGAAATTTCCAGTTCAGAAGACCAAGTGATGCAACTGCATCAAGCTTCCACTTTAATTAGGAAACAAAATCTGCTGATCAGAATAGTAAGTAAATGCCACAAAAAGTTTAAAGTTGAATTTACTACAGAACATACATGCACAACAAAATAATGTGCTATCAACTGAATTTATGTGCTCCAAAACATATTTAACACactcactttttttaaatttaaactaacCTATAAGTTCTGCTTAGTCAATGTTAACTTCCCTGCACAGAACTAAGATTTTAGACTCTGTTACTAGAGATATTTTCTACAATAGGAGAGACGGTAAATCCAGAtttatggaaatatttcagtGATACTAATCTTTTATTAATAGAATGATGGAAGATGTTCTCCAATAATTAACAAAAGGGAGTAAAAATTAGGCTTCTAACCTACTTGATACAACTGGAATTTAGCAGTTTGACAACACTACTCATGGCTAACAATATGCTTGCTGACTGTAATTTTATGTACTCTACATAGATAATGATATAATTGATTCCATGTGCACACCAATGGCATCATTGATTTTATAGAGAAAAGTGTAAACATGGGCTTTACACTTCTTCCAGTAGTTTCCTCAGTTAGCATTTTCATGGGTGTTTCCACATGGCCGAGTTTATATATAGTACGTAGCTTCTGCTGTTGAACAGTAGGAAAAGTCTGAGGTTGTTACATAGCTAAGGATATGTCACAATCTTCTGCCTGAATAGAGCTAAATATACTTTTACTCAGATTACCACCTTGCAGAGTTTGTTCTTTCATATATTTAGAAGAAAagttacataaataaaaaaagctttcagCGTGATCCAAAAAAaaggaagatattgaaaaatattCTTGACAGGACCATGAGAATACATACCTTACTTAAACATTGACACTTTAATTACTTGTGCAAGATAGGAAGGCTTATTTGGATCAAGTAAAGTGTGTCTTTGAAGTGTTTAAACAGTTTTGCTCAAACTGTTTCAAGAACAGCTGCCATTTCCTTGAAATGTCTGAAGAAGTCCTGAAAAAGAAGAGGCAATATTAAATTGCACTTTAACAATTTGCATTGTAGTTAAAGCCAACAGCTTCttgttggaatttttttcctaTGTTTACAAGTAGCACCCAAGATTATAGTATCTAAAATATGAGAACTTTATTCCAGATTGCTTTATGTATTAGTCAGCACTTTGTGTAAAGTCACTTTCACTATAGTCTGATGCCATATTTGTGTGGTTTTATCTCATGCCTTTGggaacaggagagaaaaaaaaaatgttttagaagtAGGAAAATGTGGTTGTAAGACCACAGAAATTGATAGGAGTAATACCTGAAAGTACTTTTATTCCCAGTTTGAAATAACCTCGATATTCAGTTTACAGtgtccctttcacatagcaattgAACAGCAATATATTAAATAGTTTCCAATCAACAGAGTTGAGACTTGAGCGGATCTAGATTCAGAAAAATCACCAGTCATCCCTTgcctttaatatatttttcactAAAGGGGTTTATTGATAGTTAGGCTTGTAGaagtttagtttaaaaacaaaggagATGTAATGACCCTTTAACATAACTGAACTCTGATAGCTAAACAAAAgctctcaccaccaccaccacccacgtTTTCAGCTGTAGATAAAGGAATTAAGGACCACCATGATAAGACtgctgtggggggggaaggaaggaggagaataGTAAAATTGGACTGGGGTGCAGGTATGCTGTGACTGAACAGAAGATATGGCAATAGTAGAACACAGTGGGGCACCAGAGCTGGAACAttttggcggggggcggggggggagggaacccaccaataaaccaaaataaaatcttCCTTTAATGGCTGTTACAGTAGGTCCACAAATGCCAGCAAAAAGGAGTGTACAATATTTTATATGAAGAACCAAGATTTTTCAGCCTTAGAGGAATAGAATCAACTTGACTagtcatttaaaaacaatgtttcGTTTCAAGTATTACACCTGCCCAGAGAACCCCAGCCAATTTTTGTGGCTTTACAGCCATATTTTTTTACTACTCTTTCACACAACAACCAAGTAACAGACTCAcacaatcaagaaagagaatGTGACTGACTACCTGATTATATGGGAGACCACAGTGAAACCAactacacaaagtaaacaaaccaaGCAGATACCttaacacccccaccccttggatttttttttcatttatagcATTAGTAACATCCTCCTACCTCAGAGTGAAGTGCTATTTTTAAATGGCATTGTTCCTAGTGATTTGTGCTacttttttacttttataaatgTAAGCCTGTAAAATATAAGCTATATAATCACACTGAGAGGTCGCTCTGTTCAGCATTAGGAAGTCTCTTGCAGCAAGCTCAACCAATTGGTAGTCTACTTTCACCTCTCCGTGTTTAttgtgtggggaagggagagcagcagcagaagagactTAATTAGCAGCTGCTGTTTAACTATATAGTCATAAATGGTTCCAAAAGTTAGTGTACATTCAGCTATGATGATTCAAGTGATTTGGAGATCCATGTTTATTTTGAAGAAGCTAGGAGAgttgcacaattttttttttttttttaaattgacaattCCACTTCATGAGGAATATGTTCAGGTCAGTTATGTTTAAATTTGGGACCGTCTCACCAGATTAAACTCTCTGAAAGAGCCGCTAGCCCTCTGCCTCTTTAAGTACCATAAAAGAACCCAGAAAGCTCTTATTAGGCCCAAGACTAAAGAaatgcaaaacaatttttaaggttAAGGATTTATCATACATTAGCTCCTTACCCATTTGACCCTGGCCATTTCAAATGATCTCACAGAACCCTTCAAACTCCCAGCAATCTGACTTCTGGCACCGGCTATTGCTCTaagtcaggggttcccaaacttggttcagggtaagcccctgacgggccgtgagatgctttgtttacctaagCGTCTGCAGGTACGGCCACTTGTAGCTCCCAGtgaccggccaatgggagctacgggaagtggtggcccagcccacgccacttcccgcagctcccattggccgggaacggagaaccacggccactgggagctgcaagcagctggttacctgagcatccgcaggtacAAAAAGCgtctcatggcctgccaggggcttaccctgaacaagccacgaaccaagttcaggaacccctgctctaagcattaaaggatttttttcctggAAGTTTGGTTTTAGGCTTTAATTCAAATTTCAGTTTTTAAGGCTGGAGCGGTCCCACAGACCTCTTGAACTTCGAACACACTCAGTGACTGCAGGAGAGGCAGCTGGGTAGCAAACTAGACAGATCATAAAGCGAGTTAACATACTAAGATCTAGTAGTCTTTGGTTACAATTTTACTCATTGAAACAGGATAGTTTTGATAAGGGCAAAGCAATTTTAAACTTGGAATTCTTAAGTCAGAGTTCTTATTAAATTAACAATGTTCAGGTTCAGTTGCTTAAACAAATAGATTTTTAATCTGAACCATATGTAGACGTCTCATCTTTCCATTACCACATATGTAATTAAATGTCTCAGAAATGTGCTTTCGTACATGTAAACATTTGCTTATCTATTAAGAAAGTAGTGTTGTATGCAACTCTTTTAGAGAAATAACACTTTTATGAAACTGGATTAcaaacctggaactgtgggattgTCAATTCAAAAGATCTGCTCATTATCTGGCCCGACGGCTCTGCCACTTTTAGTGTCATTGTAACGTAAGGATACTTAAGAGACCTGCAGCTGTCAGAGCTCACTGCCATTCCCAGTTTCCACTGAATATCTATAAtctgaagaaaagagagagagcaaccAAACAGTTTTTAAACACTTCCAATCAATCCTACTGACATTAAACTATACTATCAgtaattaaggctacatttagtgatgggtatttttagtgaaagtcatggacagtaaacaaaaattcaccgccggtgacctgtccatgacttgtactatatacccctgacaaaaaaaaattttttaaggggggggaaagagaagagaggagGTGGTGTGTAGTGTGCATCCCAGGACCCCTGCTAGTgctggctggggtgtgggggggtgcagttGGTGGCGCTGGCAAGCTTCCTACCTGGCTCCACACTtgcctggaagcagcaacatcacactccctcagctcctaggcagagccaggcagctctgtgcgctgcctctgccccgagcgccggttctgcagc carries:
- the COMMD6 gene encoding COMM domain-containing protein 6 isoform X5; protein product: MAVSSDSCRSLKYPYVTMTLKVAEPSGQIMSRSFELTIPQFQDFFRHFKEMAAVLETV